One Xyrauchen texanus isolate HMW12.3.18 chromosome 2, RBS_HiC_50CHRs, whole genome shotgun sequence genomic window carries:
- the nudt19 gene encoding nucleoside diphosphate-linked moiety X motif 19 gives MNTALKHWREAATVILAAGMRHTQSVDSLRAGVDTFTAPTQTDLPDKSAFDYRVLLLKRSGKSGFMPNAYVFPGGLVDSSDFSSEWQDIFKSFTKAPNYGIGVVRQPPETRPPIFATDRAKLGSPLPGDVAFRICAVRETFEESGVLLVVPKHEENTIHVHTTEENDWDTQPTLTRLSGPWDEDVLSRWRSLVIDNSANFIKMCKELQCLPNIWALREWGNWLTPTGVYDKQRRYDTAFYICCLLDTPHTLEDEKEIVHFKWSTPSEVLHSYKSREMWIAPPQFYDLGRICRFPALGDLHRFACKRSLEGCEQWLPIRLLSTDGYISVLPGDAQYPENVDFSGKSGGTVRSEKSLEDLQRDSSNLHRIVFQDLYTISVRMNITPKYNHVPPLCSAPVDGQSKNISKL, from the exons ATGAACACGGCGTTAAAACACTGGCGGGAGGCGGCGACGGTGATCCTCGCGGCCGGGATGAGACACACTCAAAGTGTGGACTCTCTCAGAGCAGGTGTGGACACATTCACTGCACCAACCCAAACTGATCTACCGGACAAATCTGCCTTTGATTATCGCGTGCTTCTGCTGAAACGAAGCGGTAAGAGCGGGTTTATGCCCAATGCCTACGTGTTCCCCGGGGGGCTGGTGGATTCCTCCGATTTCTCCAGCGAATGGCAGGATATCTTTAAATCCTTCACCAAAGCGCCCAACTACGGGATCGGAGTTGTGAGACAGCCGCCAGAGACCAGGCCACCCATTTTTGCCACTGACAGAGCTAAACTGGGCTCTCCTTTACCGGGAGATGTGGCCTTCAGGATATGTGCTGTGAGAGAGACGTTTGAGGAGTCCGGTGTGCTCCTGGTTGTTCCCAAACACGAGGAAAACACTATCCATGTGCACACAACTGAGGAAAATGACTGGGACACCCAACCCACCCTGACCAGACTGAGCGGACCGTGGGACGAAGACGTGCTGTCTAGGTGGAGGTCTCTGGTTATTGATAACTCGGCGAATTTTATTAAGATGTGCAAGGAGCTGCAGTGTCTGCCCAACATCTGGGCTCTGCGCGAGTGGGGCAACTGGCTGACCCCCACAGGCGTGTACGACAAACAACGGAGGTATGACACCGCCTTTTACATCTGCTGCCTGCTGGACACACCGCATACTCTTGAAGACGAGAAAGAAATTGTGCACTTTAAG TGGTCTACTCCCTCAGAGGTGCTGCACAGCTATAAATCAAGGGAAATGTGGATAGCTCCACCTCAGTTCTACGACCTTGGACGAATCTGCCGATTTCCAGCACTGGGAGATCTCCATCGCTTTGCCTGTAAGAGGTCTCTGGAGGGCTGTGAGCAGTGGCTGCCTATTCGCCTGTTGTCTACTGATGGCTATATATCTGTTCTACCAG GTGATGCTCAATACCCTGAGAATGTGGACTTTTCTGGAAAGAGTGGTGGCACTGTGAGAAGTGAGAAAAGTCTTGAAGATCTCCAGAGGGACAGCTCAAACCTGCACCGTATTGTCTTCCAGGATCTATATACAATATCTGTCCGCATGAACATCACCCCCAAGTACAACCATGTGCCTCCCCTCTGCAGTGCACCTGTGGATGGCCAATCTAAAAACATTAGTAAACTCTGA